In Carya illinoinensis cultivar Pawnee chromosome 7, C.illinoinensisPawnee_v1, whole genome shotgun sequence, the following are encoded in one genomic region:
- the LOC122316022 gene encoding RAN GTPase-activating protein 1 isoform X1: protein MLGMLTYGTYRLSFFGMDSSTQTFQHRTLPIKLWPPSQSTRLMLVDRMIKNLTTPSIFSRKYGLLSKEDAEEDAKYIEDISFGTANQHFVKEPDGDGSSAVQIYAKESSKLMLEVLKRGPRTKEDGEVMISEKVTVANETVFDISGGRRAFIEAEEAEELLKPLREQNSYTKICFSNRSFGLGAARVAEPILLSITDQLTEVDLSDFIAGRPEEEAIEVMNIFSSALEGCVLRYLDLSNNAMGEKGVRAFGSLLRSQKNLEELYLMNDGISEEAARAVCELIPSTEKLRILQFHNNMTGDEGAFAISEIVKHSPALEDFRCSSTRVGSEGGVSLSEALGSCPHLKKLDLRDNMFGVEAGIALSKSVSVFTDLTEVYLSYLNLEDEGAVALVNALKDSAPSLEVLEMAGNDITAKAASSLAACIAAKQYLTKLNLSENELKDEGASVLSKALEMGLHHLNEVDLSTNSIRRVGARLLAQAVVHKPGFKLLNIDSNFISDEGIDEVKLIFKNSPSLLGPLDENDPEGEDLDETTEEDGAGNEDELESQLKNLEIKLE from the exons ATGCTTGGAATGTTAACTTATGGCACCTACAGACTAA GTTTCTTTGGCATGGATTCTTCAACACAAACTTTTCAACACCGAACATTGCCAATCAAATTGTGGCCCCCTAGCCAGAGTACGAGGCTAATGCTTGTAGATCGAATGATCAAGAACCTTACAACTCcatccattttctcaaggaagtATGGCCTGCTGAGTAAAGAAGATGCTGAGGAAGATGCCAagtatatagaagatatttctTTTGGTACTGCAAACCAACACTTTGTGAAGGAGCCAGATGGCGATGGGAGTTCTGCTGTGCAAATTTATGCCAAAGAGTCAAGTAAGCTTATGCTGGAAGTTCTTAAAAGAGGCCCCAGAACAAAAGAGGATGGAGAGGTTATGATATCTGAGAAAGTTACTGTTGCTAATGAAACAGTCTTTGATATATCTGGAGGTCGTAGGGCTTTTATTGAGGCAGAGGAGGCTGAAGAGCTTCTAAAACCACTTAGGGAACAAAACTCATACACTAAGATTTGTTTTAGCAATAGAAGTTTTGGCTTGGGTGCTGCTCGTGTTGCTGAACCCATTCTATTATCCATTACGGATCAATTGACAGAAGTAGACCTATCTGATTTTATTGCTGGAAGGCCAGAGGAAGAAGCAATTGAGGTTATGAATATCTTTTCTTCAGCCTTGGAAGGTTGTGTTTTGAGATATTTGGACCTTTCCAACAATGCCATGGGTGAAAAGGGTGTCAGGGCATTTGGTTCCCTGCTAAGGTCACAGAAGAATTTGGAGGAACTTTATCTGATGAATGATGGTATATCAGAGGAAGCTGCAAGAGCAGTTTGTGAGCTTATTCCTTCCACTGAGAAGCTGAGGATTCTTCAGTTTCACAACAACATGACAGGAGATGAAGGGGCATTTGCAATATCTGAGATTGTGAAGCATTCTCCTGCATTGGAGGATTTCCGGTGTTCTTCCACGAGGGTTGGCTCTGAAGGGGGAGTATCCTTATCTGAAGCACTAGGGTCTTGCCCCCATCTAAAGAAGCTTGATTTGCGTGACAACATGTTTGGTGTGGAAGCTGGAATTGCTCTGAGTAAATCTGTATCTGTCTTCACTGATCTCACTGAGGTTTACCTAAGTTACCTTAACTTAGAGGATGAGGGGGCGGTAGCCCTGGTCAATGCCCTCAAGGATTCTGCACCTTCACTTGAAGTTCTGGAAATGGCTGGAAATGACATTACTGCCAAAGCTGCCTCTTCTTTAGCAGCCTGTATAGCAGCAAAACAATATCTTACTAAGTTAAACTTGTCTGAGAATGAACTGAAGGATGAAGGTGCAAGTGTGTTGAGTAAGGCATTGGAAATGGGCCTGCATCATTTAAATGAAGTTGATCTGAGCACAAACTCAATTCGAAGGGTTGGGGCCAGGCTCTTGGCTCAGGCTGTTGTGCACAAACCTGGATTTAAGTTGCTAAATATTGACTCTAATTTCATATCTGATGAAGGGATTGATGAGGTTAAACTTATATTCAAGAATTCTCCCAGTTTGCTGGGGCCTTTGGATGAGAATGACCCTGAAGGAGAAGATCTTGACGAGACAACAGAAGAGGATGGAGCTGGTAACGAGGATGAATTGGAATCACAACTCAAGAACCTTGAGATTAAGCTAGAGTGa
- the LOC122316022 gene encoding RAN GTPase-activating protein 1 isoform X2, translated as MDSSTQTFQHRTLPIKLWPPSQSTRLMLVDRMIKNLTTPSIFSRKYGLLSKEDAEEDAKYIEDISFGTANQHFVKEPDGDGSSAVQIYAKESSKLMLEVLKRGPRTKEDGEVMISEKVTVANETVFDISGGRRAFIEAEEAEELLKPLREQNSYTKICFSNRSFGLGAARVAEPILLSITDQLTEVDLSDFIAGRPEEEAIEVMNIFSSALEGCVLRYLDLSNNAMGEKGVRAFGSLLRSQKNLEELYLMNDGISEEAARAVCELIPSTEKLRILQFHNNMTGDEGAFAISEIVKHSPALEDFRCSSTRVGSEGGVSLSEALGSCPHLKKLDLRDNMFGVEAGIALSKSVSVFTDLTEVYLSYLNLEDEGAVALVNALKDSAPSLEVLEMAGNDITAKAASSLAACIAAKQYLTKLNLSENELKDEGASVLSKALEMGLHHLNEVDLSTNSIRRVGARLLAQAVVHKPGFKLLNIDSNFISDEGIDEVKLIFKNSPSLLGPLDENDPEGEDLDETTEEDGAGNEDELESQLKNLEIKLE; from the coding sequence ATGGATTCTTCAACACAAACTTTTCAACACCGAACATTGCCAATCAAATTGTGGCCCCCTAGCCAGAGTACGAGGCTAATGCTTGTAGATCGAATGATCAAGAACCTTACAACTCcatccattttctcaaggaagtATGGCCTGCTGAGTAAAGAAGATGCTGAGGAAGATGCCAagtatatagaagatatttctTTTGGTACTGCAAACCAACACTTTGTGAAGGAGCCAGATGGCGATGGGAGTTCTGCTGTGCAAATTTATGCCAAAGAGTCAAGTAAGCTTATGCTGGAAGTTCTTAAAAGAGGCCCCAGAACAAAAGAGGATGGAGAGGTTATGATATCTGAGAAAGTTACTGTTGCTAATGAAACAGTCTTTGATATATCTGGAGGTCGTAGGGCTTTTATTGAGGCAGAGGAGGCTGAAGAGCTTCTAAAACCACTTAGGGAACAAAACTCATACACTAAGATTTGTTTTAGCAATAGAAGTTTTGGCTTGGGTGCTGCTCGTGTTGCTGAACCCATTCTATTATCCATTACGGATCAATTGACAGAAGTAGACCTATCTGATTTTATTGCTGGAAGGCCAGAGGAAGAAGCAATTGAGGTTATGAATATCTTTTCTTCAGCCTTGGAAGGTTGTGTTTTGAGATATTTGGACCTTTCCAACAATGCCATGGGTGAAAAGGGTGTCAGGGCATTTGGTTCCCTGCTAAGGTCACAGAAGAATTTGGAGGAACTTTATCTGATGAATGATGGTATATCAGAGGAAGCTGCAAGAGCAGTTTGTGAGCTTATTCCTTCCACTGAGAAGCTGAGGATTCTTCAGTTTCACAACAACATGACAGGAGATGAAGGGGCATTTGCAATATCTGAGATTGTGAAGCATTCTCCTGCATTGGAGGATTTCCGGTGTTCTTCCACGAGGGTTGGCTCTGAAGGGGGAGTATCCTTATCTGAAGCACTAGGGTCTTGCCCCCATCTAAAGAAGCTTGATTTGCGTGACAACATGTTTGGTGTGGAAGCTGGAATTGCTCTGAGTAAATCTGTATCTGTCTTCACTGATCTCACTGAGGTTTACCTAAGTTACCTTAACTTAGAGGATGAGGGGGCGGTAGCCCTGGTCAATGCCCTCAAGGATTCTGCACCTTCACTTGAAGTTCTGGAAATGGCTGGAAATGACATTACTGCCAAAGCTGCCTCTTCTTTAGCAGCCTGTATAGCAGCAAAACAATATCTTACTAAGTTAAACTTGTCTGAGAATGAACTGAAGGATGAAGGTGCAAGTGTGTTGAGTAAGGCATTGGAAATGGGCCTGCATCATTTAAATGAAGTTGATCTGAGCACAAACTCAATTCGAAGGGTTGGGGCCAGGCTCTTGGCTCAGGCTGTTGTGCACAAACCTGGATTTAAGTTGCTAAATATTGACTCTAATTTCATATCTGATGAAGGGATTGATGAGGTTAAACTTATATTCAAGAATTCTCCCAGTTTGCTGGGGCCTTTGGATGAGAATGACCCTGAAGGAGAAGATCTTGACGAGACAACAGAAGAGGATGGAGCTGGTAACGAGGATGAATTGGAATCACAACTCAAGAACCTTGAGATTAAGCTAGAGTGa